A single window of Mycolicibacterium madagascariense DNA harbors:
- a CDS encoding VOC family protein, with amino-acid sequence MTEHDPLAVLTGDDPPVRPDPAFAARLRARLESAMSRSPETEGATVTNTEIFAAPRPAALPYLTVADASAALAWYVDALGAVMVGEPTTMADGRIGHAELALAGGVLYLADEFPDIGLKGPAAQAVSVSLMLSVADTDTTLDRARDRGASVQREPYENHGARTATIIDPFGHRWMLSGPVLGSVPQIRHGDIGYVSVWTADPARSAAFYRHVLGWTYDAESRRVTNTAQPIGIVAAAGPRTLFCCYAVADAAAARQAILDAGGTAGEVTMNPHGPTVDGTDPFGTAFAVYQPVAANPRPALNGAGPGQLSYVTYQVTDSAAFREFYGRVLGWSFDPGRIDDGWEPRSVHPMAGVAGGSDEPMTVPMWTVTDIVAAVQRVREAGGTVIEEPSRQSYGGSALCADDQGVRFYLGQL; translated from the coding sequence ATGACCGAGCACGACCCACTCGCGGTGCTGACCGGCGACGACCCCCCGGTTCGACCCGACCCCGCCTTCGCCGCCCGCCTGCGGGCCCGCCTCGAATCAGCCATGTCCCGATCCCCCGAAACCGAAGGAGCCACCGTGACGAACACCGAGATCTTCGCTGCGCCCCGTCCCGCGGCGCTCCCCTACCTCACCGTGGCAGACGCGTCGGCCGCACTCGCCTGGTACGTCGACGCACTGGGTGCCGTCATGGTCGGCGAGCCGACCACCATGGCCGACGGACGCATCGGTCACGCGGAGCTGGCGCTGGCCGGCGGCGTACTGTACCTGGCCGACGAGTTTCCCGACATCGGCCTCAAAGGCCCTGCTGCGCAAGCGGTCTCAGTCAGCTTGATGCTCAGCGTCGCCGACACCGACACCACGCTGGACCGCGCCCGCGACCGTGGCGCCTCAGTGCAGCGCGAGCCCTACGAGAACCACGGTGCACGCACCGCCACGATCATCGACCCCTTCGGCCATCGGTGGATGCTGAGCGGGCCCGTCCTGGGCTCCGTGCCCCAGATTCGGCACGGCGACATCGGCTACGTCTCGGTGTGGACGGCAGACCCCGCGCGGTCGGCCGCGTTCTACCGCCACGTGCTCGGGTGGACGTACGACGCGGAGTCTCGCCGGGTGACCAACACGGCGCAGCCCATCGGCATCGTCGCAGCCGCCGGCCCGCGCACCCTGTTCTGCTGCTACGCGGTCGCCGACGCGGCGGCGGCCCGGCAGGCGATCCTCGACGCGGGCGGAACGGCGGGTGAGGTGACGATGAATCCGCATGGACCGACGGTCGACGGCACCGACCCATTCGGCACCGCGTTCGCGGTCTATCAGCCCGTGGCCGCCAACCCACGACCCGCGCTGAACGGCGCTGGGCCAGGCCAACTCTCGTACGTCACCTACCAGGTGACCGACTCCGCGGCCTTCCGCGAGTTCTACGGCCGCGTGCTGGGCTGGAGCTTCGACCCCGGACGCATCGACGACGGTTGGGAGCCGCGCTCGGTGCATCCGATGGCCGGCGTGGCGGGCGGGAGCGACGAGCCGATGACCGTGCCGATGTGGACGGTGACCGACATCGTCGCCGCCGTGCAGCGCGTGCGAGAGGCCGGCGGCACGGTCATCGAGGAGCCGTCGCGGCAGTCCTACGGCGGCTCTGCGCTGTGCGCCGACGACCAGGGGGTGCGCTTCTACCTCGGCCAGCTCTAG
- a CDS encoding RNA polymerase sigma factor, with product MSAESRALLALYDDALPAVYGYFIRRCGDRGTAEDLTSETFLAAMDAAQRHEPPQLSVPWLIGVARHKLADHYRRRHDRFTEPVAEVPEPVEASDGWDAQLDRIVAEGVLARLPDHHRTVLVLRYLDDRSVPECAELIGRTVHATEALLVRARRAFRSLYPEGGTP from the coding sequence GTGAGCGCAGAATCGCGAGCGCTGCTGGCGCTGTACGACGACGCGTTGCCGGCTGTCTACGGGTATTTCATCCGACGATGTGGTGACCGTGGCACGGCCGAGGACCTGACGTCGGAGACCTTCCTCGCCGCGATGGACGCCGCGCAACGGCACGAACCGCCGCAGCTCAGCGTGCCCTGGCTGATCGGCGTCGCGCGACACAAGCTCGCCGACCACTACCGCCGACGCCACGACCGATTCACCGAGCCGGTGGCCGAGGTGCCCGAGCCCGTCGAGGCCAGCGATGGCTGGGATGCCCAGCTGGACCGCATCGTCGCCGAAGGCGTGTTGGCCCGACTGCCCGATCACCATCGGACCGTCCTGGTGCTGCGCTACCTCGACGACCGGTCGGTCCCCGAATGCGCCGAGTTGATCGGCCGTACGGTGCACGCCACCGAAGCCCTGCTGGTGCGGGCTCGGCGGGCCTTCAGATCGCTCTACCCGGAGGGAGGGACGCCATGA
- the mftR gene encoding mycofactocin system transcriptional regulator (MftR, the mycofactocin system transcriptional regulator, is an uncharacterized TetR family DNA-binding transcription factor. Its role is inferred by context. It occurs as part of the biosynthesis locus for mycofactocin, a partially characterized electron carrier derived from the terminal Val-Tyr dipeptide of the precursor peptide MftA, through a radical SAM enzyme-mediated process.): MNSGPSHRVGRRRSTTQDHITNVALDLFAERGFDDVSVDDVARAAGISRRTLFRYYPTKNAIPWGDFDAHLGLMRGLLHAEPYDAPMSVALRSALLAFNRFDETETARHRERMRVILETAALQAHSMTMYAGWRAVVADFVARRLGVKAVDLVPQTIAWTMLGVAMSAYENWLADESASLQTALGAAFDAVSSGLAALDP; this comes from the coding sequence ATGAATTCCGGGCCCTCCCACCGCGTCGGTCGACGGCGGTCCACCACGCAGGACCACATCACCAACGTGGCCCTCGACCTGTTCGCCGAGCGCGGCTTCGACGACGTCAGCGTCGACGACGTCGCCCGCGCCGCCGGCATCTCCCGTCGCACGCTGTTCCGGTACTACCCGACCAAGAACGCCATCCCGTGGGGCGACTTCGACGCCCATCTCGGCCTCATGCGAGGTCTGCTGCACGCCGAGCCGTACGACGCGCCGATGAGCGTCGCCCTGCGATCGGCCCTGCTCGCGTTCAACCGGTTCGACGAGACCGAGACCGCCCGGCACCGCGAACGCATGCGGGTGATTCTGGAAACAGCTGCGCTGCAAGCACATTCGATGACCATGTACGCCGGGTGGCGCGCCGTGGTCGCCGACTTCGTCGCCCGCCGGCTCGGCGTCAAGGCCGTCGACCTGGTGCCCCAGACCATCGCATGGACGATGCTCGGCGTGGCGATGTCGGCCTATGAGAACTGGCTGGCCGACGAGTCCGCCTCGCTGCAGACGGCGCTCGGGGCGGCGTTCGACGCGGTCAGCTCGGGCCTGGCCGCCCTCGACCCCTAG
- the mftA gene encoding mycofactocin precursor MftA (Mycofactocin is a small molecule electron carrier derived from the final two amino acids, Val-Tyr, of MftA, the mycofactocin precursor. It plays a role in redox homeostasis and the metabolism of alcohols and aldehydes in Actinobacteria, including Mycobacterium tuberculosis.): MEPNQQVETEPELVTESLVEEVSIDGMCGVY, from the coding sequence ATGGAGCCGAACCAGCAGGTGGAGACCGAGCCCGAACTCGTCACCGAGAGCCTCGTCGAAGAGGTCTCGATCGACGGTATGTGCGGGGTCTACTGA
- the mftB gene encoding mycofactocin biosynthesis chaperone MftB (MftB, a small protein, is a peptide chaperone that assists the radical SAM enzyme MftC in performing two modifications to the C-terminal Val-Tyr dipeptide of the mycofactocin precursor peptide, MftA. MftB's role is analogous to the role of PqqD in the biosynthesis of PQQ, a cofactor that derives entirely from a Tyr and a Glu in the precursor PqqA.) — MAAPVTDARAFDPDVRWRVHHQVAVRPEPFGALLYHFGTRKLSFLKNTTIVEVVTSLNDHPDARSALRAAGVDDASAAPYLHALGVLVSSQMLVREENT, encoded by the coding sequence GTGGCGGCACCCGTCACGGACGCGCGCGCGTTCGATCCCGACGTTCGATGGCGGGTGCACCATCAGGTCGCGGTGCGGCCCGAGCCGTTCGGCGCGCTGCTGTATCACTTTGGCACGCGCAAGCTTTCGTTCCTGAAGAACACGACCATCGTCGAAGTCGTCACGTCGCTGAACGACCACCCCGACGCCAGGTCCGCGTTGCGGGCCGCCGGCGTCGACGACGCCTCGGCGGCGCCCTATCTGCACGCGCTCGGCGTGCTCGTCTCATCCCAGATGCTCGTCCGCGAGGAGAACACGTGA
- the mftC gene encoding mycofactocin radical SAM maturase (MftC is a radical SAM/SPASM enzyme that catalyzes the first two steps in biosynthesis of the electron carrier mycofactocin from the terminal Val-Tyr dipeptide of the precursor peptide MftA.) produces the protein MTTMQPVPRLVDQFERGLDAPICLTWELTYACNLACVHCLSSSGKRDPRELSTQQCKDVIDELQRMQVFYVNIGGGEPTVRSDFWELVDYATAHQVGVKFSTNGVRITPEVATKLAASDYVDVQISLDGATAEVNDAVRGAGSFAMAVRALENLAAAGFRDAKISVVVTRHNVDQLDEFKALADRFGATLRITRLRPSGRGADVWDELHPTAAQQVRLYDWLVAHGEGVLTGDSFFHLSGLGAPGALAGLNLCGAGRVVCLIDPVGDVYACPFAIHDRFLAGNILSDSGFQNVWQNSTLFRELREPQSAGACGSCDHYDGCRGGCMAAKFFTGLPMDGPDPECVVGYGEPALARERERPKPSGDHSRGAGATRSGQGPVPLKLLTRPPQGKPCNESPL, from the coding sequence GTGACCACGATGCAGCCCGTTCCCCGGCTGGTCGATCAGTTCGAGCGCGGTCTGGACGCGCCGATCTGCCTGACCTGGGAACTGACCTACGCCTGCAACCTGGCGTGCGTGCACTGTCTGTCGTCGTCGGGCAAACGCGATCCGCGCGAGCTGTCGACGCAGCAGTGCAAGGACGTCATCGACGAGCTGCAGCGCATGCAGGTGTTCTACGTCAACATCGGCGGCGGTGAGCCGACCGTGCGCTCGGACTTCTGGGAGTTGGTCGACTACGCGACCGCCCACCAGGTCGGGGTCAAGTTCTCCACCAATGGCGTGCGGATCACCCCCGAGGTGGCGACCAAGCTGGCCGCCAGCGACTACGTCGACGTCCAGATCTCCCTCGACGGCGCGACCGCGGAGGTCAACGACGCCGTCCGTGGCGCCGGATCGTTCGCCATGGCGGTGCGCGCCCTGGAGAACCTGGCCGCGGCGGGCTTCCGCGACGCCAAGATCTCCGTCGTCGTCACCCGGCACAACGTCGATCAGCTCGACGAATTCAAGGCGCTGGCAGACCGATTCGGCGCCACGCTGCGGATCACCCGGTTGCGGCCGTCGGGTCGCGGCGCCGACGTGTGGGACGAACTGCACCCGACCGCCGCCCAGCAGGTGCGCCTCTACGACTGGCTGGTCGCCCACGGCGAGGGCGTGCTGACGGGTGACTCGTTCTTCCACCTGTCGGGGCTGGGCGCACCGGGCGCGTTGGCCGGACTGAACCTGTGCGGGGCCGGTCGCGTCGTGTGCCTCATCGACCCCGTCGGCGACGTGTACGCGTGCCCGTTCGCCATCCACGATCGGTTCCTCGCCGGAAACATCCTGTCCGACAGCGGGTTTCAGAACGTCTGGCAGAACTCCACGCTGTTCCGCGAACTGCGTGAGCCGCAGTCGGCCGGGGCCTGCGGCAGCTGCGACCACTACGACGGTTGCCGTGGCGGCTGCATGGCCGCCAAGTTCTTCACCGGTCTACCGATGGACGGCCCCGACCCCGAGTGCGTGGTCGGCTACGGCGAACCGGCGTTGGCGCGCGAGCGGGAGCGGCCCAAGCCCAGCGGCGACCACTCCCGCGGCGCGGGCGCGACGCGCTCCGGCCAGGGTCCCGTTCCACTGAAACTCCTCACCCGTCCGCCGCAAGGCAAACCCTGCAACGAAAGTCCCTTATAG
- the mftD gene encoding pre-mycofactocin synthase MftD (MftD, an enzyme found in the mycofactocin biosynthesis locus, performs an oxidative deamination of 3-amino-5-[(p-hydroxyphenyl)methyl]-4,4-dimethyl-2-pyrrolidinone (AHDP). The resulting compound, now called pre-mycofactocin (PMFT), is a biologically active redox cofactor that can oxidize the non-exchangeable NADH of TIGR03971 family SDR-type oxidoreductases.) yields MARDVWFETVSIAQQRAKKRLPKSVYSALIAASERGITVGDNVDAFGELGFAPHVIGALEKRDLATTVMGQEISLPVMISPTGVQAVHPDGEVAVARAAAARGTAMGLSSFASKPIEDVIAANPKLFFQVYWLGGRDEIAARIERARAAGAVGIIVTTDWTFSHGRDWGSPKIPQEMDLKTIIKMMPEGLTRPRWMVQWGKTLRPPNLRVPNQGAAGEQGPPFFAAYGQWMTTPPPTWEDIAWVAELWGGPLMLKGIMRLDDAKRAVDAGVSAISVSNHGGNNLDGTPASIRALPVIAEAVGDQVEVLLDGGIRRGSDVVKAVALGARAVMLGRAYLWGLAAEGQPGVENVLDIMRAGIDSALMGLGKASIHDLTPDDVLVPPGFTRTLGAPTT; encoded by the coding sequence ATGGCTCGTGACGTCTGGTTCGAAACCGTCTCCATCGCTCAGCAGCGCGCCAAGAAGCGGCTGCCCAAGTCGGTCTACAGCGCGTTGATCGCGGCGAGTGAGCGTGGCATCACCGTCGGCGACAACGTCGACGCGTTCGGGGAGCTCGGCTTCGCCCCGCACGTCATCGGTGCGCTGGAGAAGCGTGACCTCGCCACCACCGTGATGGGACAAGAGATCTCGCTGCCGGTGATGATCTCCCCGACCGGTGTGCAGGCCGTGCACCCCGACGGTGAGGTCGCCGTCGCCAGGGCGGCCGCCGCGCGCGGCACGGCGATGGGGCTGTCGTCATTTGCCAGCAAGCCCATCGAGGACGTCATCGCCGCCAACCCCAAACTCTTCTTCCAGGTCTACTGGCTGGGTGGACGCGACGAGATCGCCGCGCGCATCGAGCGGGCGCGGGCGGCGGGTGCGGTCGGCATCATCGTCACCACCGACTGGACGTTCAGTCACGGCCGCGACTGGGGCAGCCCGAAGATTCCGCAGGAGATGGATCTCAAGACCATCATCAAGATGATGCCCGAGGGTCTGACCCGGCCCCGGTGGATGGTGCAGTGGGGCAAGACGCTGCGACCGCCGAACCTGCGCGTGCCCAACCAGGGCGCCGCCGGTGAGCAGGGCCCGCCGTTCTTCGCCGCCTACGGCCAGTGGATGACCACGCCGCCACCGACGTGGGAGGACATCGCCTGGGTCGCCGAACTGTGGGGTGGACCGCTGATGCTCAAGGGCATCATGCGCCTCGACGACGCCAAACGTGCCGTGGATGCCGGGGTTTCGGCCATCTCGGTGTCCAATCACGGCGGCAACAACCTCGACGGCACGCCTGCGTCGATCCGCGCGCTGCCGGTCATCGCCGAGGCGGTGGGAGACCAGGTCGAGGTGTTGCTCGACGGTGGCATCCGACGCGGCAGCGACGTCGTCAAGGCCGTCGCGCTGGGGGCGCGGGCGGTGATGCTCGGCCGCGCGTACCTGTGGGGCCTGGCCGCCGAGGGGCAGCCCGGCGTGGAGAACGTCCTCGACATCATGCGCGCGGGGATCGACTCCGCCCTCATGGGCCTGGGCAAGGCCTCCATCCACGACCTGACCCCCGACGACGTCCTGGTGCCGCCGGGGTTCACCAGGACCCTGGGCGCCCCGACCACCTAG
- the mftE gene encoding mycofactocin biosynthesis peptidyl-dipeptidase MftE encodes MDSAYDRRVVFPSELGNSTARQLHDLSPALIIPLGSTEQHGPHLPVDTDTRIASAVASGIAERLAGDWLLAPAIGYGASGEHEGFPGTVSIGTAALQLLLVEYGRSAGGWARRLVFVNGHGGNVSAVAAAVGLLRREGRDAAWCACRVDGADAHAGHTETSVLLHISPEVVRTADWVAGNEAPLSDLMPRMRAGGVAAVSPVGVLGNPTTATAQDGSRIFAEMVDDCASRITAWKPGAGGFLQ; translated from the coding sequence GTGGATTCGGCCTACGATCGGCGGGTGGTCTTCCCCAGCGAGCTTGGGAACTCAACGGCGAGGCAGCTCCACGATCTGTCCCCAGCGTTGATCATCCCGCTAGGTTCAACCGAGCAGCATGGGCCACACCTGCCGGTCGACACCGACACCCGGATCGCATCCGCTGTTGCCAGCGGGATTGCTGAGCGACTGGCCGGGGACTGGCTGCTGGCGCCCGCGATCGGCTATGGGGCCAGCGGAGAGCACGAGGGATTTCCCGGCACCGTCTCGATTGGCACCGCTGCGCTGCAGCTCCTGCTGGTCGAGTACGGCCGATCGGCAGGTGGCTGGGCTCGTCGGCTGGTGTTCGTCAACGGCCATGGAGGCAACGTATCCGCGGTTGCTGCGGCCGTCGGGCTGCTGCGCCGGGAGGGTCGCGACGCGGCGTGGTGCGCGTGCCGCGTGGACGGCGCCGACGCCCATGCCGGACACACCGAAACGTCTGTATTGCTACATATTTCGCCCGAGGTGGTGCGCACCGCGGACTGGGTGGCGGGCAACGAGGCGCCGCTGTCGGACCTGATGCCGCGGATGCGCGCGGGCGGAGTCGCGGCCGTCAGCCCGGTCGGAGTGCTCGGCAACCCCACCACGGCAACCGCCCAAGACGGGTCGCGTATCTTTGCTGAAATGGTCGACGACTGCGCCAGCCGCATCACGGCGTGGAAACCCGGCGCCGGGGGGTTCCTGCAGTGA
- the mftF gene encoding mycofactocin biosynthesis glycosyltransferase MftF (Members of this protein family, MftF, are glycosyltransferases, members of PF00535 (glycosyl transferase family 2). The encoding gene is found as part of the mycofactocin cassette, in Mycobacterium tuberculosis, many other Actinobacteria, and occasional members of other lineages. Mycofactocin itself, a putative redox carrier, is a heavily modified derivative of the C-terminal Val-Tyr dipeptide of the mycofactocin precursor MftA (TIGR03969).): MTGPRLPDGFAVQVDRRVRVLGEGSALLGGSPTRLLRLAPAAQTMLSSGRLEVHDAQSAQLARTLLDATVAHPRPASGPSHRDVTVVIPVRDNAIGLNRLVRSLRGMRVIVVDDGSSPPVEVADFAGPHCDIRLLRHDASRGPAAARNTGLAACDTDFVAFLDSDVVPRRGWLEALLGHFCDPAVALVAPRIVGLREPGNLVARYEAVRSSLDLGLREAPIVPYGTVSYAPSAAIICRRSTLQQVGGFDESLSSGEDVDLCWRFIEAEARLRYEPIALVGHDHRTKLRDWLVRKAFYGSSAAPLAIRHPGKTAPLVLSGWTMLVWVLLAMGSSVGLVASTVVAAITGRKIAKALDTVDTEPREVAAVAAQGLWSAALQLASAICRHYWPVALVAAILFRRCRQVVLVAAVVDGVVDWVGRNGNADDDGKRVGLLGYLLLKRLDDLAYGYGLWRGVLRERHLGALKPQIRT, from the coding sequence GTGACGGGACCGCGGTTGCCCGACGGATTCGCCGTGCAGGTGGACAGGCGGGTCAGGGTGCTCGGGGAGGGGTCGGCGCTTCTCGGTGGCTCGCCGACCCGGCTGCTGCGCCTCGCGCCCGCCGCGCAGACGATGCTGAGCAGTGGGCGGCTGGAAGTCCACGACGCGCAGAGCGCCCAGCTGGCCAGGACCCTGCTCGACGCGACCGTGGCGCATCCGCGACCGGCCAGCGGACCGTCGCACCGCGACGTCACCGTCGTCATTCCGGTGCGGGACAACGCGATTGGGTTGAATCGTCTGGTCCGGTCGCTGCGCGGGATGCGGGTGATCGTGGTCGACGACGGATCGTCGCCGCCGGTCGAGGTCGCTGACTTCGCCGGGCCGCACTGCGACATCCGCCTGCTCCGCCACGACGCGAGCCGGGGCCCCGCGGCCGCGCGCAACACCGGACTGGCGGCCTGCGACACGGACTTCGTCGCGTTCCTCGACTCCGACGTCGTGCCCCGTCGCGGATGGCTCGAGGCGCTGCTCGGACACTTCTGCGATCCCGCGGTGGCCCTGGTGGCGCCGCGCATCGTCGGGTTGCGAGAACCGGGCAATCTCGTCGCCCGCTACGAGGCCGTGCGGTCGTCGCTCGACCTCGGCCTGCGCGAGGCGCCCATCGTGCCCTACGGCACGGTGTCCTACGCGCCCAGCGCCGCGATCATCTGCCGACGGTCCACCCTGCAGCAGGTCGGTGGTTTCGACGAGTCGCTGAGCTCCGGGGAGGACGTCGACCTGTGTTGGCGTTTCATCGAGGCCGAGGCCCGGCTGCGCTACGAGCCGATCGCGCTGGTCGGTCACGACCATCGCACGAAGCTACGAGACTGGTTGGTGCGCAAGGCTTTCTACGGATCGTCGGCAGCGCCGCTGGCGATCCGCCATCCCGGCAAGACCGCGCCGCTGGTGCTGTCCGGATGGACGATGCTGGTGTGGGTGCTGTTGGCGATGGGCTCGAGCGTCGGGCTCGTCGCCTCGACCGTCGTCGCGGCGATCACGGGCCGCAAGATCGCCAAGGCGCTCGACACCGTCGACACCGAGCCCAGAGAGGTGGCCGCCGTCGCGGCCCAGGGACTCTGGTCGGCGGCCCTGCAGCTGGCATCGGCGATCTGCCGGCACTACTGGCCCGTGGCGCTGGTGGCCGCCATCCTGTTCCGCCGGTGCCGCCAGGTGGTCTTGGTGGCCGCCGTCGTCGACGGCGTCGTCGACTGGGTGGGCCGCAACGGCAACGCCGACGACGACGGCAAGCGGGTCGGTCTGCTGGGCTACCTGCTGCTCAAGCGTCTCGACGACCTCGCCTACGGCTACGGGCTGTGGCGCGGCGTCCTGCGCGAACGTCATCTCGGCGCGCTCAAGCCGCAGATCCGGACCTAG
- the mftG gene encoding mycofactocin dehydrogenase MftG, with translation MHSDVLIVGAGSAGCVLAVALSRDPHCHVAVAEAGPGPSDPAVVDQIGNGTALPIGPRSSVVRRYETTLTERPARSASIMRGAVVGGSGAVNGGYFVRGLATDFDGWGIPGWSWADVLPHFLDVETDLDFTGPLHGSAGPMRIRRVTEFETGAAAFIDAARDHGYPWVDDLNGDAPGRAGVGAVPLNIDAGRRLGPGEAFLGPAADRPNLAVHPHTRALRIAFAGHRAIGVDCVGARGRQRLTADRVVLAAGAIGSAHLLMLSGIGPAGLLSAAGVPVLADLPVGTRSVDHPEWVLPVDWPAAPGHPPLEALLTTATGLEIRCYTTGFGAMIGGDHDPADRPHLGVTLMRPHSRGTVTLASADPDVAPLIRHRYDDDARDVELLAAGAELAHDLAGSGYHARESNWSTSQHLCGTVPMGEDGQAPLDERCRVRGLEGLWVVDGSILPAITSRGPHATIVMIGHRAAEFIR, from the coding sequence TTGCATTCCGACGTCCTGATCGTCGGTGCTGGCAGCGCCGGTTGCGTTCTCGCCGTAGCTCTTTCGCGTGATCCGCACTGCCACGTGGCGGTCGCCGAAGCGGGTCCGGGACCGTCGGACCCGGCCGTCGTCGACCAGATCGGCAACGGCACCGCCCTGCCGATCGGGCCACGGAGCTCGGTGGTGCGACGCTACGAGACGACGCTGACCGAACGTCCCGCGCGGTCCGCCTCGATCATGCGGGGCGCCGTCGTCGGCGGGTCGGGCGCGGTCAACGGCGGCTACTTCGTGCGCGGGCTGGCGACCGACTTCGACGGCTGGGGCATTCCCGGCTGGTCCTGGGCCGACGTGCTGCCACACTTCCTCGACGTCGAGACCGACCTGGACTTCACCGGGCCGCTACACGGTTCCGCCGGCCCGATGCGCATTCGCCGGGTGACCGAATTCGAGACGGGCGCAGCCGCTTTCATCGACGCGGCGCGCGACCACGGCTACCCGTGGGTGGACGATCTCAACGGTGACGCGCCGGGGCGCGCCGGCGTGGGCGCCGTCCCGCTCAACATCGACGCGGGCCGCAGGCTCGGGCCCGGCGAGGCGTTCCTCGGACCGGCCGCGGACCGACCGAACCTGGCCGTGCATCCGCACACCAGGGCCCTGCGCATCGCGTTCGCCGGCCACCGCGCCATCGGCGTCGACTGCGTCGGCGCGCGGGGACGGCAGCGACTGACCGCCGACCGCGTCGTGCTCGCGGCGGGCGCGATCGGCTCGGCACACCTGCTCATGCTGTCGGGCATCGGGCCGGCCGGGCTGCTGTCCGCCGCGGGCGTGCCAGTGCTCGCCGACCTACCGGTGGGGACGCGCAGCGTCGATCATCCCGAATGGGTGCTGCCCGTCGACTGGCCCGCGGCGCCGGGGCATCCGCCGCTGGAAGCCCTGCTCACCACCGCAACCGGTCTCGAGATCCGTTGTTACACGACGGGTTTCGGGGCGATGATCGGTGGCGACCACGATCCGGCGGACCGGCCGCACCTCGGGGTGACGCTCATGCGCCCGCACTCCCGCGGCACCGTCACCCTGGCCTCGGCCGATCCCGACGTGGCGCCGCTCATCCGGCACCGCTACGACGACGACGCCCGCGACGTCGAACTGCTCGCCGCGGGCGCCGAGCTCGCCCACGACCTGGCGGGGTCGGGGTACCACGCCAGGGAGTCGAACTGGTCGACGTCGCAGCACCTGTGCGGCACGGTGCCGATGGGCGAAGACGGTCAGGCGCCGCTCGACGAGCGTTGCCGGGTGCGGGGATTGGAGGGGCTGTGGGTCGTCGACGGCTCCATCCTGCCCGCCATCACCAGCCGCGGACCGCACGCCACGATCGTGATGATCGGCCACCGCGCAGCGGAATTCATCCGTTGA